GCGCGCGCGCCTGGTCGCCCAATCCTGAGAAGACATAAAAGGTGGCGTTGTTCAGCGTATGCGGGTCCTGCGGGAAAAGCGTAAGAGGACCGATGAACGGCACGCCCTCGGCTTCGACGAGCGCCGCGACCTCGCCTTCCGCACCGGCAAAGAGGCCAGCAGCGAGTGCGAAGACGTCGCCCTCCTCTATCATGGTACGCGCTTTTACGACCGGCGCAGTCGCGCCGGCGCCGTATTCGGCTGCCACGAGCTCGAGCCGCCGGTTATACAGCCCTCCCTGCTGATTGATCTCCATGAAATACGCCTCGACCGCGGCCCTCATGGCAGCGCCGGCGCCGGTGAGCTGACCGTGCGAAGGCAGGAGCGTACCGATCCGTATGCCCGAAGGGGAGACGCCCGGATCGGAGAGGCTGCCGAGCCGCTTCATATACGCGACGAGGTCCGCCATGTCCTGTTTCGAGAGCAGGTAGAGCGGCATCGAGGGGTCGAGTCGGTTTCCCGCGGGATCGATGCCCTCTGCGATAGACCTCGCGAGGGTCTCCCCGGTGTAGGGGGGATGCGTCCTGCCGCTCTCGTGCCGCACGCCGTAGGGCTTCGTCATATGCTCCCAGGTGACGTTGGTGGGGATGACCCCGCTCTCGGGCCTGCCGAGCCCGTCCATGCCGTGGCAGCCTGCGCAGGGCATGGCAGAGCCGGGCGCTTCCATCAGATCCTTCCCGATATAGGCCCTGATCTTTTCGCCGGAGGGGCTCTCGGTCCTTATATAAATATGCCTGCCCCGCTTCTCCTGCGGGGTCAGGGAGCCCGCCGCCGAGAGAGAGGCGGAACAGAGCAGCCCGGCGCATAAAAAGACAGCGGCAATGAGGCAGAGGGGGCGGGGAATGGTATGCCCCGCCCCCTCTCTCCGCTCATTTTGATAGATGCTCTTATTCATCATTTCTCATCCGCCAGGGAGAGGAGCGTCTCGGCGATCTTCGATGCCGGAGCGCTCGGCAGCATCTTGATCCAGTGCCCTGTCTTCAGATTGCCCATGAGCATGACCGTCAGGTGCGACCCGGGCTCCGGATGGATGTTCCCGAGCTTGCGGTTGATGGCAGCGATGTCCTCTTTCTCTCCCGTGACGAAGAGCCATCCCTGCTGCGGCTCGAAGACCTTGGCGTAATATCTGATCGCTTCGGGCGTATCTCTGCCGGGGTCCACGTTCAGCGACAGGAGGAGGATATCCTTTCCGAGCCGCTCGCCGAGCATCTTCTGCACCTCGGTAAGCCGCGACAGCGCAGGCGGACAGACCGTGGTACAGCGGATATAGAAGAAGTGAATCAGTACGGTCCTGTCTTTCAAAAGATCGCTGTAGAACCGCACCTCGTTGCCTTCATGCGTGACGACCGGAAGGTCGGTGAAGTAGCGGCGGTTCGCGTCCTCACGGGAGATGTGCAAGCCCGCTGCACCGGCTGCGGTTGCGCCGCCGCCTTCTTCCCCGGCGAGACTCCTGCACGGCGCCAGGCTGACCGCCGCAAACAAAAGGATCGCCAGCAGCGCAGACCGCCGGATCATGATCTTCCTTTCTGCTGAAGCGCTGCGCTCTTCCGTTCCTCGATGAGGGCCGCGATATGCTTCATGAGCTGCCTGGGCCCGGCAAAGCCGTAAAAACGCTTCCATCCGGTTTTATTATCGCCGATGATCGTCATGACCGGGTGCTCGTCGATCTTGAGCGAATAGGCGTCGAGCCCGAGCAGCACTCTGCTCAGGTTGTCCCGGTCTCCGGTAAGGAAGACCCATCCCGGCTTCGCCTTCTGTTTGCGGGCGAACTCCTTCAGCCGCAGCGGCGTGTCGGTCCGCGGATCGACGCTCAGGGAGACGAGCACCACCTCCCTGCCGAGGTACTCACCGAGCAGCTCCTGGAGCTCGACGAAGATATAGATGAGGGCCGGGCAGACGGTGGTGCAGGCCGTATAGAAGGTGTTGATCACCACGATGCGGTCGCCTATCACCTCGCTCCTGAACTTCACCTTCCTGCCGTCCTGGTCGAGGAGCTCCAGATCGAGGAGCTCGACCTTCACCAGCTCGGGGTCTTTCACGCGGGACGGCGTTTTGGCAGAGGCATCGCCGAACACCATAAGAGCGATGATCAGTGCAGCAATATAGCCGGGCGCCTTTCGGCACTTCATCATTACGCGGGTCCGCATCGCCTTCATGTGATCACTTTCCTTTCTCCCCGTGCGCCTCCCCCGGAGCGCGGTCCCTTTCTACGGCATGGAACGTCAGCGACGGCGCCTGATTGGAGCGTATATTCAGAGAAGCGCTCTCGAGGAAGACGAAATAGAGGCCCCGGCGCGGCGCGGTCACGGACAGTTCGTAGACGCCGTTGTCACGAGGTTCCGCAAGGGTGCGGCGCTGCCACGTGCCGGGAGAGGTAAAGGAGAGGGCGCTGATGTCCCGTATTCCCGATTTCGGCTGACCTGTCGTGCTGTCGGTGACTCTGAAGCGTATCGTTACGGGCTCTCCTGCGGTGACCGCCCTCTCTATTTTCGCGAATTCGATACGGACCGGCGACTCCTCCCTGCGGGCGAGGGCCGGATTCTCCTTCACCTCCACGGTAAAGCAGTGGTGCAGGCGGGGAGCGTCGAGCAGGAAGGCGACATCGTAGACACCCTTCTGCGGCGCCCTGAAAACAGTGGTATAGGAGCCGGGCCCCGTCTCCCTGAGGCTCCGGTCGACCACCAGTACTGCACGCGGCACATTGCCGTAGTTCTGGAACGTGCCCATGGGGGAGATCATCCCTTCCATGTAGTAGTAGATCGTCTTATCGACCGGGTTGGCGACGAGCATGACATCGCCCTCGGGCGTTCTGGTCATGGTGTCGGCAGGACCGAGATCCGGATACCGCTCAGGCGGCGTCTGCCCCCCGCTGAAGGTGAGCACCGGGAGGGTGTCGCCCTTTCCCAGGGCGTTCAGCTGGACCATGCTGATATTTTCGGACCCGAGGCGGCGGATGAAGGCGAAGGCGCCGGTGAAGACGATCCGGTCGGGCCGGTCGTCGACGGTGATGCTGTGGAGCATCGCGTTGGTCGAAGCATCGATGATATGCACGGCATTCTCGCTGGTGTTGGCGACGAACCCCCAGCGGCCGTCGAGCGAGAAGCGGACGGTCCTCAAGCCGGGCTTTGCCGCAAGCGCGGTCGCCGCGAGGGTCCTCGGATCGAAGACAGTGATCTTCCCGTCACCCTCGCTCGCTGCATAGAACGATTTCGAGAGCTTCGAAAAAGCGAGCGACGAGGGACGGCTGCCTGCTGCAATATCGCCGATCTTGCGGAGCGTGAAGGTCTCGATCACCGAGACCGTGCCGCTTTCGCTGTTGGATACCGCGGCATAGCGGCTGTCGTCGCTGAAGGCGATCTCGTGCCTCCCTGCGCCGGTAGCAATATGCGCCGCTGCCGTAAGGGCGCCGACATCGATCACCGTCACCCCGCTTTCGGCATTGTCGCCGGCAGCGGTGTCGTTGCCGACCCAGAGATACTTCTCGTCCGGCTGAAGGGCTATGCGCACGGGATTCTTTCCTGCATCGATCTCGGCGACTGCTTTCCAGAGCGCCGTATCGACGACAGCGACCGAACCTGCTTTCGGCATGGTGACGAAGAGCCTCTTGCCGTCGCGGCTCAGGGCCCAGTCCTCGCCGGGGCTTTTCAGGATGACGGTGGTGATCAGCTTGCTCGTGTAGTAGCCGAGAAGCGGGTCGATCACCGAGATGGTCGGCTTCTCGTTGAGGGCTAGTATATAGTACGTGTTGAGATCGACCTCCGGCCTGAAAGCGAGACTCCCCCTGAGAAAGGACCTCACCTTCTCTTCGCAGGGCACGACTTCGGGCTCTCCCTTGACAGGGCCGATGCGCGACTTGCGCCGGTCGATCCAGACAGCGGGACGGAGCCCCTGCAGCGGTGCGCCGGTGCCGCTGCCGGTGATCGTGAAGGAGACAGCGGCATCCTCACCCTCGCGGACTCCCTCCGCCGCACCTTTCTCGGCCGCGATCGGCGTGACCCGCATCTCGACGGCAACGCCCTCTTTGACCAGTTTCTGCTCTCCGTCTGCATAGGCCGACCGGGGCATAGCGAAGGGCAGCAGGGCGTATAGCAGCACGAGGACGAGAGCGATTCCGACAGAGCGCGCAGCCCGTGGCCGGGCTGCGCGCTCTGTCTTGATATGGATACGACCGTCCATCTATTCCGGCGTCGGGGTCGCTGCCGGGGGCGTCACGCGCAGGATGCCCCAGAGCCCGCCGCTGAACTGGAACGACGCCATATCGCGGTAGAGGTAGTCGCCCGGCACTTTGAAGGCGCCGCCCGCGCCGTCGTGGGGCAGCACGACGAAGTGGTTCGCCGGGCCTATCCCCTCCTGCGATCCGGTCATCTCGGAGTGGTTGTCGTGATTGTGACCGATCTGGGTCGAGTTGAGCGAATGGGGGTGGCGGTCCCAGATATGGCCGTGCAGCTGGAAGACGCTGTTGCGCGGATGCCCGCCCGGGTGGAGCAGGTAGAGCCTCACCGGCATACCCGCCTCTGCTTCGAAGACCGGGGTCTGCGGGTCTGCGCCGCCGGTGATCGTATTCGAGAGGACATTGGTGAAGTCAATGGCGCGGGCCTCGCGCAGCGGCAGGTTGGGCGCAACGCCGAGCCGGAACCAGAGCGGCTCGGTCCGGTAGTTGAACGCCTTCTGCGCCGAATCCTCCGCGTCATCGTCGCCGCCGAAGTTTTCGATCGGGTTGCCGAAACCGTCCTTGAGATTGATGTCGTCCTGGAACATGAGGACGAACTCCCTGTGCGTCACGCCGTTGATCGACACCGTCGCCGAGGCGCGGGAGCCGGGGTCCTCGATCCAGGTCGCATTCTGGTGCTCGATGACCAGCGCTCCGACAGCGCCCTTGCCCGCCTGCTTGATCGGGTCTGCGGGCATCAGGTTGACGGGGCCGAACTCTATGGGCGTAGCCTTCAGCCTGTTCAGCGAATCGACCGCGAGGTCTCCCGCATACCAGCGGTAGACCACTGCCCTGCCCGGCGCAGCGGTCTGGACCTTCACCGCATTGAGCCCCGCGTTCGTCCCGTCATGCCGGGCGACGTCGAACGCAACGAGCTGCGGGTGGAGCCCGACGCTGTTCGACGGATGCACCTGGTTGGCGTTGAAGTCGTCCACGATCGGCGGCAGTATGGAGTAACCGTCCATATCGGGGAGCGCCTGGGGCAGCCTGTTCCGCAGGATGACCTGCAGGCACTCTCCTGCACGGGCCCTGAGGATGAGCGGCTCTACCGGCGCCCCTGCCTTGAGGGTGCCGTCGGCATTGAGATCGCTCGTGCGCACATAGAGGATCGCGGTCGGGTCGTGGAGCGGACCGGACCGGACCTCTGCCGGAGCCTCCGGATGTTCGGGATCGAAGGCGGTCGTGAACTGGGTGTCACGCGAGTTGTAGGTCAGGGTGCCGCCCGGCAATGCATTCGCCGCGCTGACAGCGGTGACGTCCAATGTCCTGAGCGGCGCCGCGATCGGGCAGACTCCCCTGAACTCCTTCAGGTTCGTGATCTTCGAAAGGAAGACGCCGTTGGCAGGAGCCGGGTTATTCGGCAAAGGCAGCAGGTCGTTCCGCCGGGAGCTGTAGGAGCGCAGGAAGCCCCATATACCGTTCCACTGCCCGTCCGACGAGGCGTCCATCTTGTAGAGATAGTCC
This is a stretch of genomic DNA from Nitrospirota bacterium. It encodes these proteins:
- a CDS encoding ABC transporter substrate-binding protein, with translation MMNKSIYQNERREGAGHTIPRPLCLIAAVFLCAGLLCSASLSAAGSLTPQEKRGRHIYIRTESPSGEKIRAYIGKDLMEAPGSAMPCAGCHGMDGLGRPESGVIPTNVTWEHMTKPYGVRHESGRTHPPYTGETLARSIAEGIDPAGNRLDPSMPLYLLSKQDMADLVAYMKRLGSLSDPGVSPSGIRIGTLLPSHGQLTGAGAAMRAAVEAYFMEINQQGGLYNRRLELVAAEYGAGATAPVVKARTMIEEGDVFALAAGLFAGAEGEVAALVEAEGVPFIGPLTLFPQDPHTLNNATFYVFSGLGDQARALVDYATQRQKRPAMAVVYDSTGTRHGIIEAAREQLRKHGLAAVSVIGFGGGRPDAARTVRELQQAGVDSLLFFGSPEALKSVLAEADRVQWQPLVLLAGAQSAKELFAMPLSFHEKIVLSSPTAPSDLHGPGAVEFALLAEKYRLSPDHKAAQISAYAAARILVEGLKSGGRELTREKLVKALEGLYRFETGVTPRISYAPNRRTGALGAHIITVDLVDKTFRPAGDWITPR
- a CDS encoding SCO family protein; the protein is MIRRSALLAILLFAAVSLAPCRSLAGEEGGGATAAGAAGLHISREDANRRYFTDLPVVTHEGNEVRFYSDLLKDRTVLIHFFYIRCTTVCPPALSRLTEVQKMLGERLGKDILLLSLNVDPGRDTPEAIRYYAKVFEPQQGWLFVTGEKEDIAAINRKLGNIHPEPGSHLTVMLMGNLKTGHWIKMLPSAPASKIAETLLSLADEK
- a CDS encoding SCO family protein; the encoded protein is MKAMRTRVMMKCRKAPGYIAALIIALMVFGDASAKTPSRVKDPELVKVELLDLELLDQDGRKVKFRSEVIGDRIVVINTFYTACTTVCPALIYIFVELQELLGEYLGREVVLVSLSVDPRTDTPLRLKEFARKQKAKPGWVFLTGDRDNLSRVLLGLDAYSLKIDEHPVMTIIGDNKTGWKRFYGFAGPRQLMKHIAALIEERKSAALQQKGRS
- a CDS encoding cytochrome D1 — protein: MDGRIHIKTERAARPRAARSVGIALVLVLLYALLPFAMPRSAYADGEQKLVKEGVAVEMRVTPIAAEKGAAEGVREGEDAAVSFTITGSGTGAPLQGLRPAVWIDRRKSRIGPVKGEPEVVPCEEKVRSFLRGSLAFRPEVDLNTYYILALNEKPTISVIDPLLGYYTSKLITTVILKSPGEDWALSRDGKRLFVTMPKAGSVAVVDTALWKAVAEIDAGKNPVRIALQPDEKYLWVGNDTAAGDNAESGVTVIDVGALTAAAHIATGAGRHEIAFSDDSRYAAVSNSESGTVSVIETFTLRKIGDIAAGSRPSSLAFSKLSKSFYAASEGDGKITVFDPRTLAATALAAKPGLRTVRFSLDGRWGFVANTSENAVHIIDASTNAMLHSITVDDRPDRIVFTGAFAFIRRLGSENISMVQLNALGKGDTLPVLTFSGGQTPPERYPDLGPADTMTRTPEGDVMLVANPVDKTIYYYMEGMISPMGTFQNYGNVPRAVLVVDRSLRETGPGSYTTVFRAPQKGVYDVAFLLDAPRLHHCFTVEVKENPALARREESPVRIEFAKIERAVTAGEPVTIRFRVTDSTTGQPKSGIRDISALSFTSPGTWQRRTLAEPRDNGVYELSVTAPRRGLYFVFLESASLNIRSNQAPSLTFHAVERDRAPGEAHGEKGK